Proteins encoded in a region of the Clostridium beijerinckii genome:
- a CDS encoding GntR family transcriptional regulator: protein MKGEINLCQAEKSYAKEIYKQIKLDILNQRIKDGDFLTLSELADKYNVSKTPVRDALGALEIQGYLKSLPRKGYLVKPITQKNIRESFQMRFIFEKVAVSLAVKLASDSELQNIMQLAEKFPEVSQENEITRFNELNDMFHMSIIKATHNSLLIEMCEGVMENLSRILMTDSKHLEFVNEKEEHINIARALIQRDSKMAEKLITEHLMHLESRVNTNESIIV from the coding sequence GTGAAAGGAGAGATAAATCTGTGTCAAGCTGAAAAGTCGTATGCTAAAGAAATATATAAGCAAATTAAGTTAGATATTTTGAACCAAAGAATAAAGGATGGCGATTTTCTTACATTATCAGAACTGGCAGATAAGTACAATGTGAGTAAAACACCTGTAAGAGATGCGCTAGGAGCCTTAGAAATTCAAGGATATCTTAAATCTTTACCTAGAAAAGGTTATTTAGTAAAACCTATAACACAGAAAAATATAAGAGAATCTTTTCAAATGAGATTTATTTTTGAAAAAGTAGCTGTAAGTTTAGCAGTTAAACTGGCTAGTGATTCGGAATTGCAAAATATAATGCAATTAGCTGAGAAATTTCCAGAAGTCTCGCAGGAAAATGAGATTACACGGTTTAATGAGTTAAACGATATGTTTCATATGTCCATTATAAAGGCAACTCACAATTCTCTTCTAATTGAAATGTGTGAAGGAGTTATGGAAAATTTATCACGGATACTAATGACAGACAGCAAACATTTAGAGTTTGTGAATGAAAAAGAAGAACATATAAATATAGCAAGAGCGCTGATTCAGAGAGATAGTAAAATGGCAGAAAAACTTATAACGGAGCATCTTATGCATCTGGAATCAAGAGTAAATACTAATGAAAGTATTATAGTATAA